From one Leifsonia soli genomic stretch:
- the gcvP gene encoding aminomethyl-transferring glycine dehydrogenase: MTDLFPTRHIGTDGDAQRTMLSAIGAAASREWASVEDLVHAAVPDSIRVDDDRVSALPAPLSERAALPELRALAARNTVNRSLIGLGYYGTITPAVIKRNVLENPGWYTAYTPYQPEISQGRLEALINFQTMVSDLTGLDTANASMLDEGTAVVEGMLLARRASKAKSPRFVVDVDTFPQTLALLRNRAEAVGIELVVLDLAGLPADSPELSDAFGLFVQYPGASGRVWDPSAVIRTAKEAGAVIVAAADLLALTQLRAPGELGADVAVGTSQRFGVPMGFGGPHAGYMAVRKGLERQLPGRLVGVSQDAVGKPAYRLTLQTREQHIRREKATSNICTAQVLLAVMAAMYAVYHGPAGLRAIGRQVHLTTAAVAEALRASGVEVVSRSFFDTLQVEVDDASTVVARAHDRGLLLHATDAGLVSLSIDEESAEDLRDGDFPLGDLIEVLGGTVDGTATLALTGEASYDPALTRESGYLTHPVFNTHHSETAMMRYLRLLQDRDYALDRGMIPLGSCTMKLNAATEMEAVTWPEFAALHPFAPAADVAGSLELIDQLERWLADVTGYDTVSLQPNAGSQGELAGLLAIRGYHRSRGDLQRTVCLIPQSAHGTNAASAVLAGMSVVVVATDELGNVDLDDLRAKIAEHADTLAALMITYPSTHGVYEHEVVAITRAVHDAGGQVYVDGANLNALLGYARFGDFGGDVSHLNLHKTFCIPHGGGGPGVGPVAAKAHLAPFLPGHPLAQDATHPLAGGGRVEHGGAPVSAAPYGSPSILPISWAYVRMMGADGLKDATGAAVLSANYVAARLREHFPVLYAGEDGLVAHECILDLRPLTERTGVTVDDVAKRLIDYGFHAPTMSFPVAGTLMVEPTESEDLGELDRFVAAMIAIREEADAVAAGDWPSDDNPLRNAPHTAEAAVASDWTHPYSREQAVYPVPALVRTKYWPPVRRIDQAYGDRNLFCACPPPEAFA, from the coding sequence ATGACCGACCTCTTCCCAACGCGTCACATCGGCACGGACGGCGACGCGCAGCGCACCATGCTGTCCGCGATCGGCGCGGCCGCCTCCCGTGAGTGGGCCTCCGTCGAGGACCTCGTCCACGCGGCCGTCCCCGACTCCATCCGCGTGGACGACGACCGCGTGTCCGCGCTCCCGGCCCCGCTGAGCGAGCGCGCCGCCCTCCCCGAGCTGCGTGCGCTCGCCGCCCGCAACACCGTCAATCGCAGCCTCATCGGGCTCGGCTACTACGGCACCATCACGCCCGCCGTCATCAAGAGGAACGTGCTCGAGAACCCGGGCTGGTACACGGCGTACACGCCGTACCAGCCGGAGATCTCGCAGGGCCGGCTGGAGGCGCTGATCAACTTCCAGACCATGGTCTCCGACCTCACGGGCCTCGACACGGCGAACGCCTCGATGCTCGACGAGGGGACCGCGGTGGTCGAGGGGATGCTGCTGGCGCGCCGCGCATCCAAGGCGAAGTCGCCGCGCTTCGTCGTCGACGTCGACACCTTCCCGCAGACGCTCGCGCTGCTGCGCAACCGGGCGGAGGCGGTCGGCATCGAGCTGGTCGTCCTCGACCTGGCCGGCCTGCCGGCCGACTCCCCGGAGCTGAGCGACGCGTTCGGCCTGTTCGTGCAGTACCCCGGCGCCTCCGGGCGCGTGTGGGACCCGAGCGCCGTCATCCGCACCGCGAAGGAGGCGGGGGCCGTCATCGTGGCCGCCGCCGACCTGCTCGCCCTCACCCAGCTGCGCGCCCCCGGCGAGCTCGGGGCGGATGTCGCGGTCGGAACCAGCCAGCGTTTCGGAGTCCCGATGGGCTTCGGCGGCCCGCACGCCGGCTACATGGCCGTCAGGAAGGGCCTGGAGCGGCAGCTCCCCGGCCGCCTCGTCGGCGTCTCGCAGGACGCGGTCGGCAAGCCCGCGTACCGGCTCACTCTGCAGACCCGCGAGCAGCACATCCGGCGTGAGAAGGCGACCTCCAACATCTGCACCGCCCAGGTGCTCCTCGCCGTGATGGCGGCGATGTACGCCGTCTACCACGGGCCGGCCGGGCTGCGCGCGATCGGGCGCCAGGTGCACCTCACGACGGCCGCGGTCGCCGAGGCGCTGCGCGCGTCCGGTGTCGAGGTCGTCTCGCGCTCCTTCTTCGACACGCTGCAGGTCGAGGTGGACGACGCGTCCACCGTCGTCGCCCGGGCGCACGACCGCGGCCTGCTGCTGCACGCGACGGACGCCGGTCTCGTCTCGCTGAGCATCGACGAGGAGTCCGCCGAAGACCTGCGTGACGGCGACTTCCCGCTCGGCGACCTCATCGAGGTGCTCGGCGGGACGGTCGACGGGACGGCGACGCTCGCCCTCACGGGCGAGGCTTCGTACGACCCGGCGCTCACCCGTGAGTCGGGCTACCTCACCCACCCCGTGTTCAACACGCACCACTCCGAGACCGCGATGATGCGCTACCTGCGGCTGCTGCAGGACCGCGACTACGCGCTCGACCGCGGCATGATCCCGCTCGGCTCGTGCACCATGAAGCTCAACGCGGCGACCGAGATGGAGGCGGTGACCTGGCCGGAGTTCGCTGCGCTGCATCCCTTCGCGCCCGCGGCCGACGTCGCCGGGTCGCTCGAGCTCATCGACCAGCTGGAGCGCTGGCTCGCCGACGTCACCGGCTACGACACCGTCTCGCTGCAGCCGAACGCGGGCAGCCAGGGCGAGCTCGCCGGCCTGCTCGCGATCCGCGGCTACCACCGGTCGCGCGGCGACCTGCAGCGCACGGTGTGCCTCATCCCGCAGTCCGCCCACGGCACGAACGCGGCCTCCGCCGTGCTCGCGGGCATGAGCGTCGTCGTCGTGGCGACGGACGAGCTCGGAAACGTCGACCTCGACGACCTGCGCGCCAAGATCGCGGAGCACGCGGACACCCTCGCCGCGCTGATGATCACCTACCCGTCGACCCACGGCGTGTACGAGCACGAGGTGGTCGCGATCACCCGGGCCGTGCACGACGCGGGCGGCCAGGTGTACGTGGACGGCGCGAACCTCAACGCGCTGCTCGGCTACGCCCGGTTCGGCGACTTCGGCGGCGACGTCAGCCACCTCAACCTGCACAAGACGTTCTGCATCCCGCACGGCGGCGGTGGCCCCGGCGTCGGGCCGGTCGCCGCGAAGGCGCACCTGGCGCCGTTCCTCCCCGGGCATCCGCTCGCGCAGGACGCGACGCATCCGCTCGCGGGCGGCGGCCGGGTCGAGCACGGCGGCGCGCCGGTCTCGGCCGCGCCGTACGGCAGCCCGAGCATCCTGCCGATCAGCTGGGCGTACGTCCGGATGATGGGGGCAGATGGGCTGAAGGATGCGACCGGAGCGGCCGTGCTGTCGGCCAACTACGTCGCCGCCCGGCTGCGGGAGCACTTCCCGGTGCTCTACGCGGGGGAGGACGGCCTGGTCGCACACGAGTGCATCCTCGACCTGCGTCCGCTGACCGAGCGCACCGGGGTCACGGTCGACGATGTCGCGAAGCGGCTCATCGACTACGGCTTCCACGCTCCGACGATGTCGTTCCCCGTCGCCGGCACCCTCATGGTGGAGCCGACCGAGAGCGAGGACCTCGGCGAGCTCGACCGATTCGTGGCCGCGATGATCGCGATCCGCGAGGAGGCCGACGCCGTCGCGGCGGGGGACTGGCCGTCCGACGACAACCCGCTGCGGAACGCTCCGCACACCGCGGAGGCCGCGGTCGCGTCCGACTGGACGCACCCGTACTCGCGCGAGCAGGCCGTGTACCCCGTCCCGGCCCTGGTCCGCACCAAGTACTGGCCGCCGGTGCGCCGCATCGACCAGGCGTACGGCGACCGCAACCTCTTCTGCGCCTGCCCGCCCCCCGAGGCCTTCGCCTGA
- the gcvH gene encoding glycine cleavage system protein GcvH, with protein sequence MAAERDLKYTPEHEWLLVDGDVATVGITAYAAEKLGDVVFVELPEEGSDVTAGRVVGEIESTKSVGELFAPVDGTVAEANSAVVDAPELVNSDPFGAGWLVKVRFTELPDTLLSYDEYAALTGE encoded by the coding sequence ATGGCCGCAGAACGAGACCTGAAGTACACGCCCGAGCACGAGTGGCTCCTGGTCGACGGCGACGTCGCGACCGTCGGCATCACCGCGTACGCCGCCGAGAAGCTGGGCGACGTCGTGTTCGTCGAGCTGCCCGAGGAGGGAAGCGATGTCACCGCCGGCCGCGTGGTCGGCGAGATCGAGTCGACCAAGTCCGTCGGCGAACTGTTCGCCCCGGTGGACGGCACGGTCGCCGAGGCCAACAGCGCCGTGGTCGACGCCCCCGAGCTGGTCAACTCCGACCCGTTCGGCGCCGGCTGGCTCGTGAAGGTCCGTTTCACCGAGCTGCCCGACACCCTCCTGAGCTACGACGAGTACGCCGCCCTGACCGGCGAGTAA
- the gcvT gene encoding glycine cleavage system aminomethyltransferase GcvT, whose amino-acid sequence MTSQSTPNGTDAERTSPLHDAHVAAGASFTDFAGWQMPVRYSSDLAEHHAVRTAAGLFDLSHMGEIVLIGPEAGQALDYALAGRLSALAVDQAKYSLLLSRSGGIVDDLVVYRTGDDRYMVVANASNRDAVAAELRDRTAPFDVEVFDESDDIALIAVQGPAALSVLLATPGLSADAGAIGGSDFGERLSALKYYWSLPAEFETHPVLIARTGYTGEDGFELYVAPDNARALWDALVEAGTEQGLVPAGLASRDTLRLEAGMPLYGHELGLDTMPAQAGLGRVVNLAKDTDFIGRAASEGGPHPDARVLVGLTGEGKRAARAGYPVFAKDDVTGDDAEVGVVTSGALSPTLGRPIAMAYVAPRFARENTLLQVDVRGTRLPFTVTALPFYSRKKR is encoded by the coding sequence ATGACCTCGCAGAGCACGCCAAACGGTACGGACGCCGAGCGCACCTCCCCGCTTCACGACGCCCACGTCGCCGCGGGCGCCTCCTTCACGGACTTCGCCGGCTGGCAGATGCCCGTCCGGTACTCCTCCGACCTCGCCGAGCACCACGCGGTGCGCACCGCGGCCGGTCTCTTCGACCTCTCGCACATGGGCGAGATCGTGCTCATCGGCCCCGAGGCCGGTCAGGCCCTCGACTACGCGCTGGCCGGCAGACTCTCGGCGCTCGCCGTCGACCAGGCCAAGTACAGCCTCCTGCTGTCGCGCTCCGGCGGCATCGTCGACGACCTCGTCGTCTACCGCACCGGCGACGACCGCTACATGGTGGTCGCGAACGCCTCGAACCGGGATGCGGTGGCCGCCGAGCTGCGCGACCGCACCGCCCCCTTCGACGTCGAGGTCTTCGACGAGTCCGACGACATCGCGCTGATCGCGGTTCAGGGGCCCGCCGCGCTCTCCGTCCTGCTCGCCACCCCGGGGCTGTCGGCGGACGCCGGAGCCATCGGCGGCTCCGACTTCGGCGAGCGCCTCTCGGCCCTCAAGTACTACTGGTCGCTCCCGGCGGAGTTCGAGACGCATCCCGTGCTCATCGCGCGCACCGGGTACACCGGCGAGGACGGCTTCGAGCTCTACGTCGCCCCCGACAACGCCCGGGCGCTGTGGGACGCGCTCGTCGAGGCCGGCACCGAGCAGGGGCTCGTCCCCGCGGGTCTCGCCAGCCGCGACACCCTCCGCCTCGAAGCCGGGATGCCGCTGTACGGCCACGAGCTCGGCCTCGACACGATGCCGGCGCAGGCCGGGCTCGGCCGCGTCGTCAACCTGGCGAAGGACACCGACTTCATCGGCCGCGCGGCCAGCGAGGGGGGCCCGCATCCCGACGCCCGCGTGCTCGTCGGCCTCACCGGCGAGGGCAAGCGCGCCGCCCGTGCCGGTTACCCCGTCTTCGCGAAGGACGACGTGACCGGCGACGACGCCGAGGTCGGCGTCGTCACGTCCGGTGCGCTCTCCCCGACGCTCGGGAGGCCCATCGCGATGGCGTACGTCGCGCCGCGCTTCGCCCGTGAGAACACCCTGCTCCAGGTGGATGTGCGGGGCACCCGCCTGCCGTTCACCGTCACCGCCCTCCCCTTCTACAGCAGAAAGAAGCGTTAG
- a CDS encoding NUDIX hydrolase, producing MTARHERASAILAVSTVIFALRTDDETGGVPQVWLPLVRRIREPFEGRWALPGGPLWVGEDLAFAAARTLSDTTGLTPSYLEQLYAFGDADRSPGAERVVSVVYWALVRSEEAERASVGDNVRWFPADDLPELAFDHNVIVEYALWRLRTKMEYSRIAHAFLGERFTLAQLRGVHEAVLGRALDPANFRRTIEASGTVVATDEYLTGTPHRPPRLYRYNDQIDLADAGPLPRQQHPFEGRNA from the coding sequence ATGACGGCACGGCACGAACGCGCGAGTGCGATCCTCGCCGTGTCGACGGTCATCTTCGCCCTGCGCACCGACGACGAGACGGGCGGCGTCCCCCAGGTGTGGCTGCCGCTCGTGCGCCGCATCCGTGAGCCGTTCGAGGGACGCTGGGCGCTGCCCGGCGGGCCGCTTTGGGTCGGCGAGGACCTCGCCTTCGCCGCCGCCCGGACGCTCAGCGACACGACGGGCCTGACGCCGAGCTACCTGGAGCAGCTCTACGCCTTCGGCGATGCCGACCGCTCCCCCGGCGCCGAGCGCGTGGTCTCCGTCGTCTATTGGGCGCTCGTCCGGAGCGAGGAGGCCGAGCGCGCGAGCGTCGGCGACAACGTGCGCTGGTTCCCCGCAGACGACCTCCCCGAGCTCGCGTTCGACCACAACGTGATCGTCGAGTACGCGCTCTGGCGCCTGCGCACGAAGATGGAGTACTCCCGCATCGCCCACGCCTTCCTCGGCGAGCGCTTCACGCTGGCCCAGCTGAGGGGCGTGCACGAGGCCGTGCTCGGCAGGGCGCTCGATCCCGCCAACTTCCGCCGCACGATCGAGGCCTCCGGCACGGTCGTCGCCACGGACGAGTACCTCACCGGAACCCCGCACCGCCCGCCGCGGCTGTACCGCTACAACGACCAGATCGACCTCGCCGACGCGGGGCCGCTCCCCCGCCAGCAGCACCCGTTCGAAGGAAGAAACGCATGA
- the nadA gene encoding quinolinate synthase NadA has product MTIASVDTTIRLIAAGQLDGDTCTPDLVEAPWTFDAAAPSYGPGASLGDPIPANAPRQGELPEEYRTATAQELGDRIRAAKETLGDRVAVMGHFYQRDEVVQYADFVGDSFQLANAAKARPEAETIVFCGVHFMAETADIVSRPEQRVILPNLAAGCSMADMADLDSVEECWEQLEELYGTEPDADGRVPVIPVTYMNSSAALKAFCGEHGGIVCTSSNAATVLEWAFERGQRVLFFPDQHLGRNTAKAMGVPVERMPLWNPRKAWGGTDAQTLQDAQVILWHGFCSVHKRFTVGQIDHARAEFPGVRVIVHPECPMDVVDAADEYGSTDYIVKAIQAAPAGSTFAIGTEINLVQRLAAQFPQHTIFCLDAVVCPCSTMYRIHPGYLAWVLEGLVRGEVVNQVSVPASVAEPARVALERMLAARPDTTMAA; this is encoded by the coding sequence ATGACCATCGCTTCGGTCGACACCACCATCCGGCTCATCGCCGCCGGACAGCTCGACGGCGACACCTGCACCCCCGACCTGGTGGAGGCGCCGTGGACGTTCGACGCCGCCGCCCCCTCCTACGGCCCCGGCGCGTCGCTCGGCGACCCCATCCCGGCGAACGCCCCCCGCCAGGGCGAGCTGCCCGAGGAGTACCGCACCGCGACCGCGCAGGAGCTCGGCGACCGCATCCGCGCCGCGAAGGAGACCCTCGGCGACCGTGTCGCGGTGATGGGCCACTTCTACCAGCGCGACGAGGTTGTGCAGTACGCGGACTTCGTCGGCGACTCCTTCCAGCTCGCCAACGCCGCGAAGGCCCGCCCGGAGGCCGAGACGATCGTCTTCTGCGGCGTCCACTTCATGGCGGAGACGGCGGACATCGTGTCGCGGCCGGAGCAGCGCGTCATCCTCCCGAACCTGGCCGCCGGCTGCTCGATGGCCGACATGGCCGACCTCGACTCGGTCGAGGAGTGCTGGGAGCAGCTCGAGGAGCTGTACGGCACCGAGCCGGACGCCGACGGCCGCGTGCCGGTCATCCCGGTCACCTACATGAACTCGTCGGCCGCGCTGAAGGCGTTCTGCGGCGAGCACGGCGGGATCGTCTGCACCTCCTCCAACGCCGCGACCGTGCTGGAGTGGGCGTTCGAGCGCGGGCAGCGCGTCCTGTTCTTCCCCGACCAGCACCTGGGCCGCAACACGGCGAAGGCCATGGGCGTCCCCGTCGAGCGGATGCCGCTGTGGAACCCGCGCAAGGCGTGGGGCGGGACGGACGCGCAGACGCTCCAGGACGCCCAGGTCATCCTGTGGCACGGCTTCTGCTCGGTGCACAAGCGCTTCACCGTCGGCCAGATCGACCACGCGCGCGCCGAGTTCCCCGGCGTCCGCGTGATCGTGCACCCCGAGTGCCCGATGGACGTGGTGGATGCGGCAGACGAGTACGGTTCCACCGACTACATCGTCAAGGCGATCCAGGCGGCGCCCGCGGGCTCGACCTTCGCGATCGGCACCGAGATCAACCTGGTGCAGCGGCTGGCCGCCCAGTTCCCGCAGCACACCATCTTCTGTCTCGACGCCGTCGTCTGCCCCTGCTCGACGATGTACCGCATCCACCCCGGCTACCTCGCCTGGGTGCTCGAGGGGCTCGTCCGCGGCGAGGTCGTCAACCAGGTCAGCGTGCCCGCGTCGGTCGCGGAGCCGGCCCGGGTGGCGCTCGAGCGGATGCTGGCCGCCCGGCCCGACACCACGATGGCGGCCTGA
- the nadB gene encoding L-aspartate oxidase: MSSVVVVGSGIAGLTAALRAHTLGHDVTVVTKASVASGSTPYAQGGIAAALFPDDSVDAHIADTLRAGAGLAVREAVEALCTDGPDRVRELIARGAAFDRDGHTLARGLEAAHSSARVLHAGGDATGAELERALVAAVTAARIPVVEGAFLRDVIVEGGRAAGVSLTVEGEALTIEADAVVLATGGWGRLYAHTTNPSVATGDGVAAAWRAGALLADLEFTQFHPTALQGGADDGAADDGAADDGAGAFLVSEAVRGEGAVLRNAAGERFMLDVHPDAELAPRDVVARGIAVEMAAQGGRPVLLDATALGAEFLAARFPTIDAASRAAGHDWARRPIPVTPAAHYAMGGVVTDAEGRTSVRGLFAVGEVACTGAHGGNRLASNSLLDGLVFAHRAAGAIDAPWAEPPAWTEEAVRVEADASGSAVRSSSVSTGIVRPARAFDRGRLRALMWEAAGVHRDGSRLAEAADELAATAMPAIDATPSSGEDANLLTLARLVVAAALAREESRGAHFRSDFPLPGSGEPAHTVLLPQPTRLEVPAAC; the protein is encoded by the coding sequence ATGAGCAGCGTGGTGGTGGTCGGGAGCGGCATCGCCGGGCTCACCGCGGCGCTGCGCGCGCACACGCTCGGCCACGACGTCACGGTCGTCACCAAGGCGTCCGTCGCCTCCGGAAGCACCCCGTACGCCCAGGGCGGGATCGCCGCGGCACTCTTCCCCGACGACTCGGTCGACGCGCACATCGCCGACACCCTCCGCGCCGGAGCCGGGCTCGCCGTCCGGGAGGCCGTGGAGGCGCTCTGCACCGACGGGCCGGACCGCGTCCGCGAGCTGATCGCCCGCGGCGCTGCGTTCGACCGGGACGGCCACACGCTCGCGCGCGGGCTCGAGGCGGCGCACTCGTCGGCCCGGGTGCTGCACGCCGGCGGGGATGCGACGGGGGCCGAGCTGGAGCGCGCGCTGGTCGCCGCGGTGACGGCGGCGCGCATCCCGGTCGTCGAAGGGGCGTTCCTCCGCGACGTCATCGTCGAGGGCGGCCGGGCGGCCGGGGTGTCGCTGACCGTCGAGGGCGAGGCGCTGACCATCGAGGCCGACGCGGTGGTGCTGGCCACGGGAGGCTGGGGCCGGCTCTACGCGCACACCACCAATCCGTCGGTCGCCACCGGGGACGGCGTGGCCGCGGCCTGGCGGGCGGGAGCCCTGCTCGCCGACCTGGAGTTCACCCAGTTCCATCCGACCGCGCTGCAGGGCGGTGCGGACGACGGCGCGGCGGACGACGGCGCGGCGGACGACGGCGCGGGCGCGTTCCTGGTCTCGGAGGCCGTGCGCGGAGAGGGCGCCGTGCTGCGGAACGCCGCGGGCGAGCGCTTCATGCTCGACGTGCATCCCGACGCCGAGCTCGCGCCGCGCGACGTCGTCGCCCGCGGCATCGCGGTCGAGATGGCCGCGCAGGGCGGCCGCCCGGTGCTGCTCGACGCGACGGCGCTGGGCGCGGAGTTCCTCGCCGCGCGGTTCCCGACGATCGACGCCGCCTCGCGCGCCGCCGGCCACGACTGGGCGCGCCGCCCCATCCCGGTCACTCCCGCCGCGCACTACGCGATGGGCGGCGTCGTGACGGACGCGGAGGGGCGCACCAGCGTCCGCGGGCTGTTCGCCGTCGGCGAGGTGGCCTGCACCGGCGCCCACGGCGGCAACCGGCTGGCGTCCAACTCCCTGCTCGACGGCCTCGTGTTCGCCCACCGCGCCGCCGGCGCGATCGACGCCCCCTGGGCCGAGCCTCCGGCGTGGACGGAGGAGGCGGTTCGTGTGGAGGCGGATGCCTCCGGGTCCGCCGTTCGGTCGAGTTCGGTCTCCACCGGCATCGTGCGTCCCGCACGCGCCTTCGACCGCGGCCGGCTGCGCGCGCTGATGTGGGAGGCCGCCGGCGTCCACCGCGACGGCTCCCGTCTCGCCGAGGCCGCCGACGAGCTCGCCGCCACCGCGATGCCCGCCATCGACGCGACCCCGTCCTCCGGAGAGGATGCCAACCTCCTCACCCTCGCCCGCCTCGTCGTCGCCGCGGCGCTCGCCCGCGAGGAGTCGCGCGGGGCGCACTTCCGCTCCGACTTCCCGCTCCCGGGCTCCGGAGAGCCCGCCCACACCGTCCTGCTCCCCCAGCCGACCCGTCTCGAGGTTCCCGCAGCATGCTGA
- the nadC gene encoding carboxylating nicotinate-nucleotide diphosphorylase, with the protein MLTRPLIHTVVQAALVEDAPWGDVTSQLLIPETARATARLVAREPGTFAGGEVFAAAMTLTDPAIAVTVHIPDGATFATGDAIATVEGPARSVLQAERVALNFVQRMSGIATQTAAFVAEVAGTSARIVDTRKTTPGLRAFERHAVRAGGGHNHRYSLSDAVMAKDNHLAVLTAESGLSVTQALLRVREQLSHTTHLEVEVDRIDQIEPVLAAGVDTIMLDNFTVDELREGVALIAGRAIVEASGTVSLATVRAIAETGVDVISSGALTHSVRSLDLGLDVVVE; encoded by the coding sequence ATGCTGACCCGCCCGCTCATCCACACCGTCGTCCAGGCCGCCCTCGTCGAGGATGCGCCGTGGGGAGACGTGACCAGCCAGCTGCTCATCCCCGAGACGGCCCGGGCGACGGCGCGCCTGGTGGCGCGCGAGCCGGGCACCTTCGCGGGCGGCGAGGTGTTCGCGGCCGCGATGACGCTGACCGATCCGGCGATCGCCGTGACTGTGCACATCCCCGACGGCGCGACGTTCGCGACCGGCGACGCCATCGCGACGGTCGAGGGACCGGCCCGCTCGGTGCTGCAGGCCGAGCGCGTCGCCCTCAACTTCGTGCAGCGGATGAGCGGCATCGCCACGCAGACCGCCGCCTTCGTCGCCGAGGTCGCCGGCACCTCCGCCCGCATCGTGGACACGCGGAAGACCACGCCGGGCCTGCGCGCCTTCGAGCGGCACGCGGTCCGTGCGGGCGGCGGCCACAACCACCGCTACTCGCTGTCGGACGCCGTCATGGCGAAGGACAACCACCTCGCGGTGCTGACCGCCGAGAGCGGCCTCTCGGTGACGCAGGCGCTGCTCCGCGTGCGCGAGCAGCTGTCGCACACCACCCACCTGGAGGTCGAGGTGGACCGCATCGACCAGATCGAGCCGGTGCTCGCGGCCGGCGTCGACACGATCATGCTCGACAACTTCACCGTCGACGAGCTGCGGGAGGGCGTCGCCCTGATCGCCGGCCGCGCCATCGTGGAGGCGAGCGGCACCGTGAGCCTGGCGACGGTCCGCGCCATCGCGGAGACGGGCGTCGACGTGATCTCGTCCGGCGCGCTGACCCACAGCGTCCGGTCGCTCGACCTCGGACTGGACGTGGTGGTGGAGTGA
- a CDS encoding aminotransferase class V-fold PLP-dependent enzyme gives MIYLDAAATSPVRREVLEAMWPYLTGDFGNPSSHHAVGESAARGLADARAAVAEWLGCRPSEVTFTSGGTEADNLAVKGIALANPRGRHLVTTPIEHEAVLESVDHLVRLHGFEATIVPVGRDGLVDPAAFAAALRPDTTLASVMLANNEVGTVQPIAALSAIAHEHGIPFHSDAVQAAGWLPLDVRTLGVDALSVSGHKLGAPKGVGALYVKGRIPLEPVIHGGGQERGRRSGTENVAGAVALATAARLSASGLEERATAAAAARDAFVAAVLAEAPGASLTGHPTSRLPGTASFVFPGINGEAVLLELERRGVVSSSGSACAAGSEDASHVLLALGYPEDVARTAVRFSWGPEVTAEQLAAVAPAVGEAVRAVAGLGG, from the coding sequence GTGATCTACCTCGACGCGGCCGCCACCTCCCCGGTCCGCCGGGAGGTGCTGGAGGCGATGTGGCCCTACCTGACGGGCGACTTCGGCAACCCGTCGAGCCACCACGCCGTGGGCGAGTCCGCCGCGCGCGGCCTGGCCGACGCCCGCGCGGCCGTGGCGGAGTGGCTGGGCTGCCGCCCATCCGAGGTCACCTTCACCTCGGGCGGGACGGAGGCCGACAACCTCGCCGTGAAGGGCATCGCGCTGGCGAATCCGCGCGGACGCCACCTCGTGACGACGCCGATCGAGCACGAGGCCGTTCTGGAATCGGTGGACCACCTCGTCCGGCTGCACGGCTTCGAGGCGACGATCGTCCCGGTCGGCCGGGACGGGCTCGTCGACCCGGCGGCCTTCGCCGCGGCGCTCCGGCCCGACACCACCCTCGCGAGCGTGATGCTCGCCAACAACGAGGTCGGGACCGTGCAGCCGATCGCCGCGCTCAGCGCCATCGCGCACGAGCACGGCATCCCGTTCCACAGCGACGCCGTGCAGGCGGCGGGATGGCTGCCGCTCGACGTGCGGACGCTGGGAGTGGATGCGCTGAGCGTCTCCGGCCACAAGCTCGGGGCGCCGAAGGGCGTCGGCGCGCTGTACGTGAAGGGGCGCATCCCGCTGGAGCCGGTGATCCACGGCGGCGGCCAGGAGCGCGGGCGCCGGTCGGGGACGGAGAACGTGGCCGGTGCGGTGGCGCTGGCGACGGCCGCGCGGCTCAGCGCCTCCGGTCTGGAGGAGCGTGCGACGGCCGCTGCTGCGGCACGCGACGCGTTCGTCGCGGCCGTGCTCGCTGAGGCGCCGGGCGCATCCCTGACCGGGCATCCCACGTCGCGGCTCCCCGGCACGGCATCGTTCGTCTTCCCCGGCATCAACGGGGAGGCGGTGCTGCTGGAACTCGAACGGCGCGGTGTCGTGTCGTCCAGCGGATCGGCGTGCGCCGCGGGCAGCGAGGACGCCTCCCACGTGCTGCTGGCGCTGGGCTACCCGGAGGACGTCGCCCGGACGGCCGTACGGTTCTCGTGGGGGCCGGAGGTGACGGCGGAGCAGCTCGCCGCCGTGGCGCCGGCGGTCGGCGAGGCGGTGCGAGCCGTGGCGGGGCTCGGCGGATAG